A genomic segment from Streptomyces sp. NBC_00459 encodes:
- a CDS encoding CDP-alcohol phosphatidyltransferase family protein — protein MEVQETRVQTDRVLTIPNILSMARLVGVPVFLWLILRPEFGGPESDGWALLVLMLSGISDYLDGKLARRWNQISSLGRLLDPAADRLYILSTLVGLTWREILPIWLTAALLARELVLLVMVGILRRHGYPPPQVNFLGKAATFNLMYAFPLLLLSDGSGWISSLAAIFGWAFAGWGTTLYWWAGVLYVVQVRRLVRADAMAD, from the coding sequence GTGGAGGTCCAGGAGACCCGCGTCCAGACAGACCGGGTCCTCACCATCCCGAACATCCTCAGCATGGCGCGCCTCGTCGGCGTACCCGTCTTTCTCTGGTTGATCCTTCGGCCTGAGTTCGGCGGTCCGGAGAGCGACGGCTGGGCGCTCCTGGTACTCATGCTGAGCGGGATCAGTGACTATCTGGACGGCAAGCTCGCGAGGCGCTGGAACCAGATCAGCAGTCTCGGCCGGCTCCTTGATCCTGCAGCCGATCGGCTCTACATTCTCTCGACTTTGGTCGGTCTCACGTGGCGCGAGATTCTGCCAATCTGGTTGACCGCTGCACTGTTGGCGCGAGAGCTGGTTCTGCTGGTGATGGTGGGCATCCTCAGGCGTCACGGGTATCCGCCGCCGCAGGTGAACTTCCTGGGGAAGGCCGCTACGTTCAACCTGATGTACGCCTTCCCACTTCTACTGCTCAGTGACGGAAGTGGATGGATCTCGTCACTCGCTGCTATTTTCGGATGGGCGTTCGCCGGATGGGGTACAACCCTGTACTGGTGGGCAGGAGTCCTCTACGTGGTACAAGTCCGCCGGCTGGTCCGTGCGGACGCCATGGCCGATTGA